In the genome of Xiphophorus hellerii strain 12219 chromosome 14, Xiphophorus_hellerii-4.1, whole genome shotgun sequence, the window caaagttacaccctTGGTAATCAAACCTGCCGATAATAGTCTCATGACAAAACATACGCCAAAAATGAGGcgtttcaaaagaaaaatgagaaccTCAAACAACAACTGTATAAAATCACGTTGAATCAAGCTTAGTCATATATAAGAGGCTAGCAGTTAGCTCCTCAAAACATGCAGATAACTAGCCCAAACCaccaaattaatttaaaatacagaGTGTAAATACAGCTCttaggcatttaaaaaaaacaaaggtcaAGCACCATCAGTAATACTCGCTTGTAATGAACACACACAGCTGAGAGGCTCTAGTAAACGATGTCCGTGTCTCTGAACTGCACAATGTTCAGAACTATGTATCAATGGGATCGAGCAGCCACTTAGTGgcggaaaataaaaactacataccttgttaaaagaaaactaaattagagggctgaaaacaaatattcaatAATCTTTTGTACACTTGTAATTCCATATTTTCTCAAAAGTCCCACGGATCATGTAGATATTGTTTTGGAAATTTTGGACAGACCTTTTGGTCAGCAGAGGTTTTCTCCTTGAAGGTCTTCCATGAAGAGCATTTCAAATGTCAACTTAATAAAGTCAGACCTGAACTGCTTTAGACGTAGTTCAAAGTTCTATTGTGACGCCTTGTTCAGCTGCAGGAAAACCAGGTGTGCGTGCAGATTGATGCAAatacatataaatgtattgCATATCACAACTTTTAGTGATGTTCTTCATCaagtctgaaaaaataaaacctgaacagCTACCTTTGTCTCTTCCAAAAAGGAATACAAGACGCTAGGTTAGCAGGTAAAGCTAAAGAGAGAGAGGATAAAATTGAAACAATTCCtgatgtataaataaatgtccctgcaaacaaaaaacacatttgttggACTCATTAGAATTTGTCTGCTTGGAATTCATTCATTGTTTCTCTGTCCTGTATATACCCATTAAAATAGTGTCTGTGCAATTGCCAAGCTTGTGTGTTTACTTTATAAAGTAATCATTCCAAGAACAACAATGAAAATCGATGCCCCGTCCCCAACCTAAATCCCTGGCCTAAGCTTCTTTGTTTTGAACActttggcaaaaatatttttaccatAAGACCAGACGGTCACAGAAAACATTAGCAACCTCACTGACTGCTTGAGACTGAGGGATATTGAACCATCCATACCCAACTTATGGAACATGGCAAAGAGGACAATGAAAACATAGAAAGGTaccaaagaaaaatgaagttCGCAGACAACACATCTCTATCGCTCAACGGTCCCAACtaaattccacagtgttgtatCAAAAACTAAGCTGGTGTTTCCATATCTTGTAGTAAAACTAACCTGAGCTCACCTCTTGCCCCTACTGCAGAGTTTAGATCAGGCCTAAAACCTTCAACCTGACCAATCCCATAGGCATTTTGTCCAAGCCCAACTAAATAACTTGAATTATAGACCCGAGCCCAAAGTAAAcctatcattatttttaattataattttactGCTTTCAATTTTTGACCACCATTTAAATAAGCAATGTAGCTTCTATTATTAGCTTTTGTATAGcatcttccagctccatcttGCCGCTTGTTGTAACTGCAGGGTGAGTCAAGTGCAAATCACGAGGAAAGTGTGGTCAGGATCCTCTTTCCTCATTGAAATCATcaataaacatcaaatatgttgatcaatgttccattgactactaatcaaaggcaactctaaacggGTGaatttttagccttgatttaaaggaactcagtgttacagctgttttgcagttttctggaagtttgttccagattagagaaGCATAAAAGTTGAATGCTgctttctccatgtttggttctggttacTGGGCATGCAGAGCAGAGCCAGAACCCGAAGACCTGAGAGGTGtggaaggttgatacgacaACAAGTCTATAATGTATTTTCTAGTtatagtgagaacgccagcagcagcatcctggatcagctgcagctgtctgattgaTTGTTTAGGCAGAGCTGTGtggcagtaatcaatgcgactaatgATAAActcctggatgagtttctctagatcttgctgggacattagtcctttaatcctggaaatgttcttcaggtgatagaaggccgactttgtaactctgaaggttcagagtccatcactagtttctagctgtaatagCTGAAGCTGGGTGTttactctagatcgttcctgtTTAGGTCCAAAGATGATAACTTCAGATCAACCTCTTTTATTGCCTAGCAAACCTTTCCATTGGTAAGAGGGAGTTTTACTACTATAGGTcaaaagcacacattttcagtttgcaaGCAggacttcaaaaaaaaaaaactagtaaTGCTTGCactcaaaacttctgctttctttcaaatattctcaggtctttattaaatctttatgttCACACTCAGATACTGTATTTTCCTTACGCGCAAAACGTCTCTCTGCACGGATTAACTCTCTGCTCGCTTGCGTATTTCTTTTCTGCTCTCTcgcaaaataaaaagtatcatTGTCTGGCAACCATCCCAGCCAATAGAATGAGGGTGTTATGCTGGGGACTGGAAGCCTCTTCTAGgatgtgtttgtttccttccaGTGAGACTGCCAGTGTGGACACTATTGATCCCCCTGCTCTTTTTGCGGTGCTCACTGGAACAAAATCTTTCAAACACTTTCTACAGATCAACCTCCTACTCAAGCTCTACTCTCTTTCATATTATCGCAGCTCCAAAACCACAATATAGTTTCATTAATGAAAATTATAAACTGGTTAAGTATGAATATCAATTCTCAGGTGTTAGAGGTCAAGTCAAGCAAttgaaaacatgacataaacCCCAGTACACTGGCAAAGCATATCTTCTGATAAAAGTTTTATCTAAGCAGGATATAATGCTTGGTGGTCATGAATAGGCCCTACAATCACTCTGTCAACAATTATTGTTAAACATTAAACAGGTAaccgtaaaaaaaaacatataaaaggaCCAGAAATCATTTCATTTAGTCTGAATTTGCAGACAGTATCAACATGAATTTCACTACTTGGATGCTGGTGTTGTTCTGTGGTCTAACTTTGGCCCAGAATGATGTTAATGAAACAGAAATCTCTGGTGAAACAAAGTTAAGTTTTCCTGAAATGTCACTCTTGCTCCTAGAGCTCGGTGCTGTGAAAGCAAAATTAGAAGCTGTGGAAACAAAGCTGAAAGAGACCGAAagtcaggttctggttctcaaCGAGAAAGGTAAATCCttggaaacaaaactgaaagagACCGAAagtcaggttctggttctcaaCGAGAAAGGTAAATCCTTGGAAACAAAACTGGAAGGAACCGAaagccaggttctggttctcaaCGAGAAAGATAAATCCttggaaacaaaactgaaagagACTGAAAGCCAGGTTTTGGTGCTTCAGGACAAAGGTAAagtcaatttaatttttttttactggtttaGCAGTTTCAGTGAGGCTTTTGAAACAGCTACAATTATTctacatttatatgtttttatctaGAAGCAACCAAGGTAGTTTTCAGTGCTGGAATAGGAGGGAGTGTAAACATTGGACCCTTCACCACACCAAAGACCTTAGCCTACACAACAGTCATAACAAGTTTGGGCAATGCCTACAACCAGCACACAGGTAAGTTGAGTTGTTGTAATTTGGCCATTCTAGATATTCTGGAAAGACAAATGTATTTGTCCAAAATTTTCACTTTCCAATTTAAACCTAAAATCTTATATAAGCAAATGAAAGTCATTATGcgatataaaaaaatttaaacatgcaTTAAAAGCCCCTTAACTGTCACCTCCAAAACACCTTCATGTAAGTCAAAGGGCTCAGTTAAGGGATAAACATTAAGTCAGCGTTTTTGACAAGGCAACAGAATTTATTTGAACTCAATGTTTCCACAGGTATCTTTGTTGCACCTGTTAGAGGAATATACTACTTCTCCTTCTTCTATCATGCTGGTGGAGGATATTCAGTGACTCTGCGCCTCATGAAGAACAATCAGATTGTTCTGGAGAGCACTGATTATAAAACATCTCATGATGCAGCTGATAATGGAGGGAATGCTGGCTtggtggagctgcagcagagagacCAGGTCTACGTTCAGCTTTATGCAAACACCCATGTTTGGGGAAACATCCACACAACTACATTTAGTGGCTTTCTTCTACATAAAGTCTGACAAAAGATTAAACATTGATGTGATCATTTAAATGGCTTAAACCTACTGAGTGTCAATGTCATGGttagtgttttttctgtttcttaagCAAAAAGCAGTAAAGGccttattttgcagaaaagagTATTTCTAACAAGAGCATCAAGGATatgaatggaaaaagaaaatatacagttATGTATATTCTGGAggcatttttttccagaatttttcacatttaaatataaatctggTGGAGAAAATTGACATTATGAACATTATGGTTTTATGGTGTTTCAATCTGTGTAGAAATGGATTTAAGTCTGTCAATGAAGCTTGAATTGATCTGAACAGAATTTACAGTCAGTccataaatgaaaatatgcatTTCAATGAGGCTCATTGTCAGATTAATTTAcctttagaaaattaaaaacttttaagcAGCTAATAAACATACGTTAAGAttacatttctgaataaatttttgttgttgttggtctgatgtaatattccaattttaaatgttatgttttcattaagtgTAAGAagaaaatcacaacaaaaataaaggcatTCAAGCCATCTGTGTGTAACTAGTCTATGTCATGTGTTTCATTAAGTGTTTAAgttctgaaataaacaaacatgtcaataaagttcaaatttattgaatgagTCGAAAAATTGCCtaagtaaataataatttacttttCAGGTGAGTTTTATCCAGGGAAAAGCTTAACCAAACCAACCTGGACCTGCTAGAGACTAAGTGAACCTTAGACCCAGACCAGGTTAAACCCACCTTGGCAGCAATAGTTGCCAACAAATGCTGCCTTTAACTGACAATGACATTTACATTACTGTTGAAGATTTTTAGCCAATTATTCCTTACAAAATAGGTAGGAATCCAATACATTGGAGATTTTTTAAGTATGAATGGCCTGTTTAAGGTCACACACCACGCCActggttttaaatttaataactAGGCTTCcctaaaagttagttttgttgttttttgcttgttttagatttttatatttccGTGTCTGTGTATTTGTTGCAGTCAGTTTTTGTTCTGAAATGACATTGACCTCAAATCTGCTGCCTCAACAGGGTTAGTTAGAATCTGTTTCAACAACAATACAGTTATTGCAATTATTCTTCCTTATGACACTTCCAGTGAACCAATCAGCTGTATAACGAGATTAAATGCTCAAAATACACAGTTAAAAATTAACAGCTGACCAATAAACATATGAAATGCAGCCAAGCTTGACATACAGCTGAAGCTACAGTATCAAAGTGTTGATATTTTCTATTGTGCTCCTTTGATTTTGGCTCTACCATATCTTTATCCATCTATAGATAAGTCATTCCCTGGGAATCCATGCTGTAGTCAACACCACTAAGATACACAATCTTCTACTTACCATCTTTCCTCGATTCTCTTCTATTGAGGTCAGTTGACGTTTGTCATAAACAATAATCCTGATAAGACAAACAGAACTAGGTCATAGTTAATGTAATCTCTTGTGGCTCATTGTAGCTGATGAACACAATAATTCAGGTTTGGATCCTGGTTGTGCTTTACCGTGTGCTGTTCTGGCGGGTCGCCAGTTTATGAGCTTCCCGAACTGGAGAGCTGATGGGTCACCCGACATCTGTTGCTCTTCCTCAGCGTCGCGCTAAGACTGcgatttaaacaatttaatctagtcGAAACGTTCCCcaaaagagtagaaattaagcaaacattgttgcttcaccttctgCTCCTTTAGATGTCTGACACCACCTGAGCCTGGGAATCAacatcctcctctttccgtgGATCTCACGGGTAGACTTCGcttccatgtctttattatttagcatcgtttgagtaaaaaagaaaaaaaaaagggtgcgctgctttagtggtttaggcaagggcgtaggtttggtctaagttttggtgggaccttacaacttactgaACAACCCCCCACCCCCGCACCGACCATTTTTGACCAGTGGGGGGCACCACATTGGCTTAATAACCCCCtccctatgtgaaaaaatattacataattaacagaCCTATTCTACCTCACACTCAGTGCTGACCTAAACACCggactttacaacaaatgcGTTGCGTGATAGATATCTAACTTATGGGTCCCCTCACTGTACTTACAGCCGAGGTAGCGAAATAACTTCTAATGTCTgtcgtccttttcttttttggtggcgacatTGTCTCggagactcataataaatgtcaaactcagaagGAGACGCGTTCactttcagcaccatggaccaaGCTTCCGTTCCGCGTGTGACCAGCTGGCCGCCGCCTGTTGCAGCTAATCAAAGAACGAAGATCCACGTTCTTTGAGCCAATAGCGGGTCGTCATAGTTCATAACagcgaattttaaaatgaatgctaccactgcgtagtatattgaaatattaaactaatcaatgtagattttcgtttatttattttgtttttgttaaaaaatacatatgtttttttttttttattaatatggcaaaaattggtcgggactattttatatcccttgaatattggtcgtgacatgtcacgaccgtccatacccaaacctacgcccatggGTTTAGGGTTGTGCGGCTTTTGTGTGACGCGCACATGATGCGCGTtggagaggtggttgtgctctTGTAGGTCAGGTGCAGTCACTCTATTGAGAGACATTAAGCTCAATTCATGGCAGTGGCAGCTAGTAGTGGCACTTCTTGGCCACTAGGGGTGTCAcggctgctgcagctgctttggGGAATTCTGATGTCAGTTTTTAGGAAACTTATTAGTTATTTTGATtgttcttaatttttattttttgaaatgatgatgtcattgGTTATAAAACCGTGGAAGACCTGAAATATTTTGACTGCCAGCTGTGGCAGAttcaacatgaatgttttattttgatcaaatcAGTTAAACAACAatagatatttacatacacacatacagcTGCCACTAGTGACTGGAGCGGCCACTTTCCATCACGTAAATTCAGTCAAAAAATTACAGGTCCCACATGGTTAAATAACCAATAACATCGTCATTTCAAATATAATTATTCACTAACAGGCAATGTCATGTGACAaacttgaaataataataattatttaaagaaatggcATGTTATCTGCATATTTCATAACATGCTTTGGCACAAGCTACACATCATATGTTACAGTCTGAGTACGTGATTTTCTTCTGaggattttctaaaaatattttcaaaaagtgcttttatttatttatttttccaatctTAGGCGTTTAATTTCTGTAAGGACCAAAAGGAtgtttttcagagtttttaaatGTCGTGTGTGTGCATTCTAAGGAAAGTTTCACTGTAGTTTCACGATGACTCAAAGACGCCTGTGAAGCATAACGTCTGTTCTGTGTGACGATGAAAGGCAGGTAGTGAGTCCTGGCAGCAGAGAGAGGCACCTATGAGGGGGGTGTCAGGATGGACTGAGGTGGACACAGCAACTTCCCCCTCCCCCCCAGCCAGCAGCTCAGTGACCTCAGGTCTACACTGCAGGAGAGACGTCGGGCCTGTCCTGATCGCAGCGCGATGTTGGATCATGTTTGTACAAATAAACACGGGCAGATGGTCCAGAAGTGGACAAACATTTTATGTCTTAATACTGTGTGTAAACTGCTAAAGAAATGCACTGTCCAATGGGGACACATCCATCAACCAATCACATGTCAGTGATTGGTAGATCCCTATCACTGACATGATTGGGTTATGACGTCATTTTTCTCAACCCATGACTGAGAATCCATGTTGGTCTGCTGAAGCGTCTTTGCATTATGTGAGGCTATTCATGCGTTAGGTAGAGTCGCTAACATCTCCCACCACCCTGCTCCCCAACACCTCCAACGCCCCCTTGTGGGGGGCACGCAAATGACAGCATTCGACTTTGGCGAACGGAAATGTGCTGCCCGGCTAGCTGTCAGCAGCTGTCGCACTTTAGCGGCGCTCGCGTCAGTGAACGGGGTCAAACCCGCAGCTTTCCGTGCAGTGTGTTGCAGTCATATGTTAAAGTCTCCCAAGCTATTTAAATTCCTGTCAAaactttgtagattttttttttcatgaatttaTAATCAAATTATGAAGGACTGTATTAGTggattttattatatatatttttcaaatattatttggGTGGAAGCTTTACATAAGCCCATTGGGCATTAGCATCttcctgcattgtttttttctttttt includes:
- the LOC116733066 gene encoding complement C1q-like protein 2 isoform X2, encoding MNFTTWMLVLFCGLTLAQNDVNETEISGETKLSFPEMSLLLLELGAVKAKLEAVETKLKETESQVLVLNEKGKSLETKLEGTESQVLVLNEKDKSLETKLKETESQVLVLQDKEATKVVFSAGIGGSVNIGPFTTPKTLAYTTVITSLGNAYNQHTGIFVAPVRGIYYFSFFYHAGGGYSVTLRLMKNNQIVLESTDYKTSHDAADNGGNAGLVELQQRDQVYVQLYANTHVWGNIHTTTFSGFLLHKV
- the LOC116733066 gene encoding collagen alpha-2(VIII) chain-like isoform X1 yields the protein MNFTTWMLVLFCGLTLAQNDVNETEISGETKLSFPEMSLLLLELGAVKAKLEAVETKLKETESQVLVLNEKGKSLETKLKETESQVLVLNEKGKSLETKLEGTESQVLVLNEKDKSLETKLKETESQVLVLQDKEATKVVFSAGIGGSVNIGPFTTPKTLAYTTVITSLGNAYNQHTGIFVAPVRGIYYFSFFYHAGGGYSVTLRLMKNNQIVLESTDYKTSHDAADNGGNAGLVELQQRDQVYVQLYANTHVWGNIHTTTFSGFLLHKV